In one Silene latifolia isolate original U9 population chromosome 10, ASM4854445v1, whole genome shotgun sequence genomic region, the following are encoded:
- the LOC141607040 gene encoding universal stress protein PHOS32-like, whose product MDTQLRNVVVAVDGSNESMNALRWALDNVSVRSPLNGGSFVVLHVQSPPSIAVGFNPGSIPFGGANVEVPAFKAAIEDHQRRITDAILQEALKICAENNVIVKTRVVIGNPKRKICEVVDELHADLLVMGSRSFGRFKRMLSGSVSKYCSHQASCPVIIVKAESGQTLPAYYGGL is encoded by the exons ATGGATACGCAATTGCGAAATGTGGTGGTGGCAGTAGACGGAAGCAATGAAAGCATGAATGCTTTACGATGGGCCTTAGATAACGTATCGGTCCGATCACCGTTAAATGGTGGATCATTCGTCGTACTTCACGTTCAATCTCCGCCGTCTATTGCTGTTGGGTTTAATCCCGGTTCAATTCCCTTTGGTGGTGCCA ATGTCGAAGTGCCAGCGTTTAAGGCCGCAATTGAAGATCACCAAAGACGTATCACTGATGCTATCCTCCAAGAAGCTTTAAAAATTTGCGCGGAAAATAAT GTAATTGTCAAAACTCGCGTAGTTATTGGAAATCCGAAACGTAAGATCTGTGAAGTTGTTGACGAATTGCATGCTGATCTACTGGTTATGGGAAGCCGATCATTTGGACGATTCAAGAG GATGTTATCGGGGAGTGTGAGTAAGTATTGCAGCCATCAAGCGTCTTGCCCCGTTATAATAGTGAAAGCGGAATCTGGGCAAACTTTACCAG CATATTACGGTGGTCTATGA
- the LOC141607041 gene encoding AT-hook motif nuclear-localized protein 28-like, whose product MKRTHVEDEDGHKPEHDTTDDNNFTNSNPEITNTTPILPNFLNHPSFLSPPPHLLSPRQYPILLQQPQYSQNTPTFTVPTTTGSTEDGGKIVKSRRTGRPPGAKNKPKPQIIINPEPESKPAMSSYLLELPSGSDLVDSLTRFTRNHGIGICVLSATGTVSDVTLKQPTGNGTYGTVTFHGNFDIFTLSACVMTDTTPFGVSMAGGTGFTIAMTGPNGLVVGGKVVGPLVCAGTVYVVATSFNSPSYVRLPLEDKNQSNRVTGGNGSRSRLPVSEGSGTHVSLHGGDSEVLCAPTPLTVRSPQPPY is encoded by the coding sequence ATGAAACGTACGCACGTTGAAGACGAAGACGGACACAAACCCGAACACGATACGACTGATGATAATAATTTTACTAATTCCAACCCAGAAATTACTAACACCACTCCCATACTTCCCAATTTCCTAAATCACCCTTCCTTCCTTTCTCCTCCTCCCCACCTCCTCTCCCCTCGCCAATACCCTATACTCCTCCAACAGCCTCAATATTCCCAAAATACCCCTACCTTCACCGTACCAACCACCACGGGTAGTACCGAAGACGGGGGTAAAATCGTCAAATCCCGCCGTACTGGCAGACCACCTGGCGCCAAAAACAAGCCTAAACCCCAAATCATCATAAACCCCGAACCCGAATCAAAACCCGCAATGTCATCCTACCTTCTCGAACTCCCATCCGGGTCGGACCTGGTTGACTCACTCACGCGCTTCACGCGCAACCATGGGATTGGCATTTGTGTGTTATCCGCAACTGGGACGGTATCCGACGTTACGCTGAAACAACCTACAGGGAACGGTACTTACGGAACGGTGACGTTTCATGGGAACTTCGATATATTTACTCTTTCTGCTTGTGTGATGACTGATACGACGCCGTTTGGTGTTTCCATGGCGGGTGGGACCGGGTTCACGATAGCAATGACGGGGCCCAATGGGTTGGTTGTTGGTGGGAAAGTGGTGGGTCCCTTGGTTTGCGCGGGAACTGTTTATGTCGTTGCGACGTCGTTTAATAGCCCTAGTTATGTCAGGTTACCGCTTGAGGATAAAAACCAGAGTAATAGGGTGACTGGTGGTAACGGTAGTCGGTCAAGGTTACCGGTTTCGGAAGGTAGTGGGACCCACGTGAGTTTGCATGGTGGTGATTCTGAGGTTCTTTGTGCTCCTACTCCTTTGACTGTTAGATCACCTCAACCTCCTTATTGA
- the LOC141604815 gene encoding AP-4 complex subunit mu produces MISQFFVLSQRGDNIVFRDYRGDVPKGSTEIFFRKVKFWKEDGEEEAPPVFNVDGVNYFHVKIVGLLFVATTRANVSPSLLLELLQRIARVIKDYLGLLNEESLRRNFVLVYELLDEMIDFGYMQTTSTEALKSYVFNEPIVVDAARMPALGPGSIFMQGNNRMPGTAVTKSVVANEPGGRKREEIFVDIIEKISVTFSSSGYILTSEIDGTIQMKSYLTGNPEIKLALNEDVTIGRGGSSAYGYSSSGSGTVILDDCNFHESVHLDNFDLDRTLSLVPPDGEFPVMNYRMTQEFKPPFRINALIEEAGSLKAEVILKIRAEFPATATANTIVVQMPLPTYTTRVSYELEPGAVGQTTDFKEANKKLEWNLKKIVGGAEHTLRAKLTFSQELHGNLTKEAGPVSMNFTIPMYNTSKLQVKYLQIAKKSKSFNPYRWVRYVTQANSYVARI; encoded by the exons ATGATATCACAGTTCTTCGTTCTTTCTCAAAGAGGCGATAACATTGTCTTTCGCGATT ATCGGGGAGATGTCCCAAAGGGGAGCACTGAGATATTTTTCCGTAAGGTGAAATTTTGGAAAGAAGATGGAGAAGAGGAGGCACCCCCTGTCTTT AATGTAGATGGTGTGAACTACTTTCATGTGAAGATTGTTGGACTATTGTTTGTTGCAACCACAAGGGCTAATGTGTCACCTTCGCTTCTACTGGAGCTCCTCCAGCGGATCGCTCGCGTTATTAAGGATTATCTTGGACTTTTAAATGAAGAGTCTCTGAGACGGAACTTTGTGCTTGTTTATGAGTTGCTTGACGAAATGATC GATTTTGGTTATATGCAAACAACATCGACAGAAGCATTGAAGTCGTATGTATTCAATGAACCAATTGTGGTTGATGCTGCACGCATGCCTGCTCTCGGTCCTGGTTCTATTTTCATG CAAGGGAACAACAGAATGCCAGGAACTGCTGTGACAAAGTCCGTGGTGGCGAACGAGCCCGGTGGTAgaaagagagaggaaatttttgtTGACATCATTGAGAAGATAAGTGTCACCTTCAGTTCCAGT GGTTATATATTAACTTCAGAAATTGACGGGACAATTCAGATGAAGAGTTACCTTACCGGTAATCCAGAAATTAAGTTAGCTCTGAATGAGGATGTTACCATTGGAAGAGGCGGAAGTTCAGCATATG GCTATAGTAGTTCTGGATCTGGTACAGTGATACTTGACGACTGTAATTTTCATGAATCTGTGCACCTTGATAACTTCGATTTAGACAGAACTCTAAGCTTG GTACCTCCAGATGGTGAGTTCCCAGTGATGAACTATCGCATGACACAGGAGTTCAAGCCTCCTTTCCGTATCAATGCTCTGATTGAAGAAGCTGGATCACTTAAG GCTGAAGTAATTCTCAAAATACGTGCTGAATTCCCAGCGACTGCTACTGCCAATACTATCGTTGTTCAAATGCCACTGCCAACTTATACCACAAG AGTTAGCTATGAGTTGGAACCTGGTGCTGTTGGACAGACAACTGATTTTAAGGAAGCAAACAAGAAGCTTGAATGGAATTTGAAGAAG ATTGTAGGTGGAGCTGAACATACCCTAAGAGCAAAGCTTACATTTTCGCAAGAATTACACG GGAATCTCACAAAAGAAGCTGGGCCTGTTAGTATGAACTTTACAATACCTATGTACAATACCTCCAAGCTTCAG GTAAAGTATCTGCAAATTGCAAAGAAATCAAAATCCTTTAATCCATATCGTTGGGTAAGGTATGTTACCCAGGCAAATTCCTATGTAGCTCGTATATGA